Proteins encoded by one window of Bacillus marinisedimentorum:
- a CDS encoding formate--tetrahydrofolate ligase yields MANQYKSDIEIAQESKMEPIGMIAEKLAIHPDELEPYGHYKAKISLDVMDRLKDQENGKVILVTAINPTPAGEGKSTVTVGLGQALNRIGKKAVIALREPSLGPSMGIKGGAAGGGYSQVVPMEDINLHFTGDLHAITTANNALAAILDNHIHQGNDLNIDQRRVVWKRAVDLNDRALRNITIGLGGPVNGIPREDGFNITVASEVMAVLCLAKDLSDLKKRLARMVVAYNRDKKPVTAGDLGAEGALTLLLKDAIKPNLVQTLENTPALIHGGPFANIAHGCNSVIATNMARKLGEYVVTEAGFGADLGAEKFLDIKTRAGDIRPDAVVIVATVRALKMHGGVPKKELGQENVEALKTGIVNLEKHIDTITEKFGLPAVVAINRFVTDSNNELDFIENWCNEKGVPAVLANVWEKGGEGGEALAREVVSAVEKSDNRFSQLYELDLPLEEKIEAIAKNVYGASEVDFTVQAKKQLAQFKEEGWDSLPVCMAKTQYSLSDDPAKLGRPEGFTVTVRELRPSIGAGFIVAMTGDIMTMPGLPKKPAALNMDVDENGKAKGLF; encoded by the coding sequence ATGGCTAATCAGTACAAGTCAGATATTGAAATTGCTCAGGAATCGAAAATGGAACCGATCGGTATGATTGCCGAAAAACTGGCAATCCACCCTGATGAACTCGAACCGTACGGCCACTATAAGGCGAAAATTTCACTTGATGTGATGGATCGTCTCAAAGATCAAGAAAATGGTAAAGTCATTCTTGTAACCGCTATCAATCCTACTCCTGCAGGGGAAGGGAAGTCAACGGTAACAGTCGGGCTCGGCCAGGCACTCAACAGAATCGGTAAAAAAGCGGTGATTGCGCTCCGTGAACCTTCACTGGGACCGAGCATGGGAATCAAGGGCGGTGCTGCCGGAGGGGGGTATTCCCAGGTAGTGCCGATGGAAGATATCAACCTTCACTTCACCGGGGATCTCCATGCGATCACAACAGCAAACAATGCGCTGGCGGCTATTCTTGATAACCATATCCACCAGGGCAATGATTTGAATATCGATCAGCGCCGTGTCGTCTGGAAAAGGGCGGTTGATTTGAATGACAGGGCATTGCGTAATATCACGATCGGTCTTGGCGGACCTGTCAACGGCATCCCGCGGGAAGATGGATTCAACATTACGGTGGCGTCAGAAGTAATGGCAGTGCTTTGTCTTGCTAAAGACTTATCGGATTTGAAAAAACGCCTCGCCCGAATGGTTGTGGCATATAATCGCGATAAAAAGCCGGTGACAGCCGGTGATCTCGGTGCTGAGGGCGCGCTTACTCTGCTATTGAAAGACGCAATCAAACCGAACCTTGTCCAGACGCTTGAAAACACACCTGCTCTCATTCATGGCGGCCCGTTTGCAAATATCGCCCACGGGTGCAACAGTGTCATTGCAACGAACATGGCCAGGAAACTGGGAGAATATGTTGTGACCGAAGCCGGGTTCGGAGCTGACCTTGGTGCGGAAAAATTCCTTGATATCAAAACGCGTGCGGGTGACATCCGCCCTGATGCAGTCGTCATCGTTGCGACTGTCCGCGCACTTAAAATGCACGGCGGTGTTCCTAAAAAAGAGCTCGGCCAGGAAAACGTCGAGGCGCTGAAAACCGGCATTGTCAATCTGGAGAAACATATTGATACGATAACAGAGAAATTCGGCCTGCCGGCAGTCGTTGCAATTAACCGCTTTGTGACAGACTCGAACAATGAACTTGATTTTATCGAAAACTGGTGCAATGAAAAAGGTGTTCCTGCCGTACTGGCCAACGTCTGGGAAAAAGGGGGCGAAGGCGGTGAAGCGCTGGCCCGCGAAGTGGTAAGCGCTGTGGAAAAATCCGACAACCGTTTTTCTCAGCTTTATGAGCTCGACCTCCCGCTTGAGGAAAAGATTGAGGCGATTGCAAAGAATGTGTACGGAGCAAGTGAAGTTGATTTTACGGTCCAGGCTAAAAAGCAGCTGGCTCAGTTCAAGGAAGAAGGCTGGGATAGTTTGCCTGTATGTATGGCAAAAACCCAGTACTCCCTGTCGGATGACCCGGCAAAACTTGGCAGGCCTGAAGGCTTCACCGTCACTGTCCGGGAATTACGGCCTTCAATTGGAGCAGGTTTCATCGTGGCGATGACCGGTGATATCATGACAATGCCGGGCTTGCCGAAAAAACCGGCAGCATTGAATATGGATGTGGATGAAAACGGAAAGGCAAAAGGCCTTTTTTAA